In the Gossypium raimondii isolate GPD5lz chromosome 9, ASM2569854v1, whole genome shotgun sequence genome, one interval contains:
- the LOC105800130 gene encoding uncharacterized protein LOC105800130 has protein sequence MLKMMEVILHVYDVTNSESDKTNSTIVQINKIFKDGIGLGGIFHSAVQVYGEDEWSFGFCEQGSGVFSCPSGKNPMYTYRESVVLGRTNFSIFKVNQILRELSREWPGSSYDLLSKNCNHFCDDFCERLGVQKLPGWVNRFANAGDTAIEIAESTAFRLRQAKTEIVSASKVAYRFLLGVTSGSSGADDSTGNSNSVCPSFQSAWFKDIVNVGAKPSTRSEIETLDNNVLQKHHPQNSTQTMQQNFRDPERPQRWSSQDFEQPIFQNPHDSEQSLRQNSLLDI, from the exons atGTTGAAGATGATGGAGGTGATCTTACATGTATACGATGTGACGAACAGTGAGTCCGATAAAACCAACAGCACCATTGTTCAAATCAACAAGATCTTCAAGGATGGAATCGGCCTCGGTGGCATCTTCCACAGTGCCGTTCAG GTATATGGAGAAGATGAATGGTCTTTTGGCTTCTGTGAGCAAGGATCTGGAGTTTTTAGTTGTCCATCTGGAAAAAATCCAATGTATACATATCGTGAGTCCGTGGTCCTTGGAAGAACTAACTTTTCAATATTCAAGGTTAACCAGATATTGCGGGAACTTAGTAGAGAGTGGCCTGGAAGTTCCTATGACTTGCTATCCAAAAATTGCAACCACTTTTGCGATGACTTCTGTGAAAGGCTTGGTGTCCAAAAGCTTCCAG GTTGGGTTAATCGTTTTGCCAATGCTGGTGACACTGCAATAGAAATAGCAGAAAGCACTGCCTTTCGG TTGAGACAAGCCAAGACTGAAATAGTATCAGCGAGCAAAGTGGCATATCGTTTCCTTTTGGGTGTTACCTCTGGATCTAGTGGTGCTGACGATTCCACTGGAAATTCAAACAGCGTATGCCCCAGTTTTCAATCTGCTTGGTTTAAAGATATCGTCAATGTGGGTGCTAAACCATCAACCCGTTCTGAAATCGAGACATTGGACAACAATGTTCTTCAAAAGCATCATCCACAGAATTCTACGCAAACAATGCAACAAAATTTTCGAGATCCAGAAAGACCACAGAGATGGAGTTCGCAAGATTTTGAACAACCAATATTTCAGAATCCACACGATTCAGAACAATCACTGCGACAGAATTCATTGCTGGATATTTGA
- the LOC105800129 gene encoding probable prolyl 4-hydroxylase 12 isoform X1 — protein sequence MASLVSIFLLLFTCSFSNFSAESRKELKDKEDIHLRHLVQSNVIDPSRVMQLSWRPRVFQYSGFLMDEECDLLISLGHGAKEGILGINDDRAIVETRRQLASSETLLNTNDTVLAMIEERISAWTFLPKENSKPLYVQHYGLEETEQNLDYFGNKSTWALSEPLMATVILYLSNVTKGGEILFPDSESKSETWSDCTKTSNIQKPVKGNAVLFFTTHLNGSPDSSSSHARCPVLEGEMWFATKFFYLRAVTGETISFDSSRNECSDEDPSCPEWAAVGECQRNPVFMVGSPDYYGTCRKSCNAC from the exons ATGGCTTCCcttgtttcaatttttcttctGCTTTTTACCTGTTCGTTCTCCAATTTCTCAGCTGAAAG CCGGAAGGAGTTGAAGGACAAGGAGGATATTCATTTGAGACATTTGGTTCAATCCAATGTAATTGACCCTTCACGAGTGATGCAACTTTCATGGCGGCCAAG GGTCTTTCAATATAGTGGCTTTCTAATGGACGAGGAGTGCGACCTCCTTATTTCTTTG GGCCATGGAGCAAAAGAAGGAATTTTGGGGATCAATGATGATCGAGCTATTGTTGAGACACGCAGGCAGCTTGCAAGTTCAGAAACTTTGCTGAATACAAAT GATACAGTTCTTGCAATGATTGAGGAAAGAATTTCAGCTTGGACTTTCCTTCCTAAAG AGAATAGTAAGCCTCTATATGTTCAGCACTATGGACTTGAGGAGACTGAACAAAACTTGGATTATTTTGGCAATAAATCCACATGGGCTTTAAGTGAGCCTTTGATGGCAACTGTGATTTTGTACCTTTCAAATGTTACCAAAGGCGGTGAGATCCTTTTCCCTGACTCAGAG TCAAAGAGTGAGACATGGTCAGATTGTACAAAGACCAGCAATATCCAAAAACCTGTAAAGGGAAATGCCGTTCTGTTCTTCACGACTCACCTCAATGGATCTCCTGACAGTAGTAGCTCGCACGCAAGATGCCCTGTTCTTGAAGGAGAAATGTGGTTTGCTACGAAATTCTTCTACCTAAGGGCTGTGACGGGAGAAACGATATCGTTTGACTCCAGCAGAAATGAATGTTCAGATGAAGATCCCAGTTGTCCTGAATGGGCTGCTGTTGGGGAATGCCAGAGGAACCCTGTTTTTATGGTTGGTTCTCCTGATTACTATGGTACATGTAGGAAGAGTTGTAATGCTTGCTGA
- the LOC105800129 gene encoding probable prolyl 4-hydroxylase 12 isoform X2 → MAAKVRVFQYSGFLMDEECDLLISLGHGAKEGILGINDDRAIVETRRQLASSETLLNTNDTVLAMIEERISAWTFLPKENSKPLYVQHYGLEETEQNLDYFGNKSTWALSEPLMATVILYLSNVTKGGEILFPDSESKSETWSDCTKTSNIQKPVKGNAVLFFTTHLNGSPDSSSSHARCPVLEGEMWFATKFFYLRAVTGETISFDSSRNECSDEDPSCPEWAAVGECQRNPVFMVGSPDYYGTCRKSCNAC, encoded by the exons ATGGCGGCCAAGGTCAG GGTCTTTCAATATAGTGGCTTTCTAATGGACGAGGAGTGCGACCTCCTTATTTCTTTG GGCCATGGAGCAAAAGAAGGAATTTTGGGGATCAATGATGATCGAGCTATTGTTGAGACACGCAGGCAGCTTGCAAGTTCAGAAACTTTGCTGAATACAAAT GATACAGTTCTTGCAATGATTGAGGAAAGAATTTCAGCTTGGACTTTCCTTCCTAAAG AGAATAGTAAGCCTCTATATGTTCAGCACTATGGACTTGAGGAGACTGAACAAAACTTGGATTATTTTGGCAATAAATCCACATGGGCTTTAAGTGAGCCTTTGATGGCAACTGTGATTTTGTACCTTTCAAATGTTACCAAAGGCGGTGAGATCCTTTTCCCTGACTCAGAG TCAAAGAGTGAGACATGGTCAGATTGTACAAAGACCAGCAATATCCAAAAACCTGTAAAGGGAAATGCCGTTCTGTTCTTCACGACTCACCTCAATGGATCTCCTGACAGTAGTAGCTCGCACGCAAGATGCCCTGTTCTTGAAGGAGAAATGTGGTTTGCTACGAAATTCTTCTACCTAAGGGCTGTGACGGGAGAAACGATATCGTTTGACTCCAGCAGAAATGAATGTTCAGATGAAGATCCCAGTTGTCCTGAATGGGCTGCTGTTGGGGAATGCCAGAGGAACCCTGTTTTTATGGTTGGTTCTCCTGATTACTATGGTACATGTAGGAAGAGTTGTAATGCTTGCTGA
- the LOC105800131 gene encoding uncharacterized protein LOC105800131: protein MDNKACNKVQPVGRKGKKKQVKDELDRIKQAEKKKRRLEKALATSAAIRSELEQKKQKKKEEQQRLDEEGAAIAEAVALHVLVGEDSDDSCTVMLNKEERFNPWDYANNLNLFMGGGRGCFLQQGQANWGGQVSDAYKDGWEWAMLENSNWSLPYGAYGGDLQASCSYLEDGSWGNTGVSADLIAAQAVSALQITKDAAVDTIVLNGMLGG from the coding sequence ATGGATAACAAGGCATGCAATAAAGTGCAACCAGTAGggagaaaagggaaaaagaagcAAGTGAAGGATGAATTGGATCGAATTAAACAAGCTGAGAAGAAAAAGAGGCGGTTGGAGAAAGCCCTTGCTACTTCTGCTGCTATCCGTTCGGAACTAGAACAAAAGAAGCAGAAAAAGAAGGAAGAGCAGCAGAGGCTTGATGAGGAAGGCGCTGCAATTGCCGAGGCTGTTGCATTACATGTCCTAGTTGGTGAAGACTCTGATGATTCGTGTACGGTCATGCTAAACAAAGAAGAGAGGTTTAACCCTTGGGATTATGCCAACAATCTCAATCTATTTATGGGTGGAGGTAGAGGTTGCTTTCTTCAGCAAGGTCAAGCAAACTGGGGAGGGCAGGTCTCTGATGCATATAAAGATGGATGGGAGTGGGCGATGTTGGAAAACAGTAATTGGTCCTTACCATATGGAGCTTATGGAGGTGATCTCCAAGCATCGTGTTCATACTTAGAGGATGGAAGCTGGGGCAATACAGGAGTTTCAGCTGATCTTATTGCAGCACAGGCCGTTTCAGCACTCCAGATTACCAAGGATGCAGCGGTAGACACAATTGTCCTCAACGGTATGTTGGGAGGGTAA
- the LOC105800132 gene encoding beta-carotene hydroxylase 2, chloroplastic, translating into MAVGLSAAVTPKPFRSFPLLKPAPIFHPLLHLPKTTTYAARRKKSFAVCFVVDEEQKQSAPTQIVEQGFEDARDRQILIPSRLSEKLARKRSERFTYLVAAVMSSFGITSMSVMAVYYRFWWQMEGGEVPLSEMFGTFTLAVGAAVGMEFWARWAHRALWHASLWHMHESHHRPREGPFELNDVFAITNAVPAIALLSYGFFNKGLVPGLCFGAGLGITMFGMAYMFVHDGLVHKRFPVGPIANVPYFRKVAAAHQLHHSEKFNGVPYGLFLGPKEVEDVGGHEELEKEINRRIKSSKGS; encoded by the exons ATGGCGGTTGGCTTATCCGCCGCCGTAACTCCTAAACCCTTCCGCTCATTTCCGCTGCTGAAGCCTGCGCCAATTTTCCATCCTTTACTGCACCTCCCAAAAACAACAACCTACGCAGCTCGAAGAAAGAAAAGCTTTGCTGTTTGTTTCGTGGTGGATGAAGAACAGAAGCAGAGCGCTCCTACCCAGATCGTGGAACAAGGATTCGAGGATGCTAGAGATCGTCAGATCTTAATACCGTCGCGTCTGTCGGAGAAATTAGCTAGAAAGAGATCCGAAAGGTTTACTTACCTCGTTGCCGCTGTCATGTCTAGCTTTGGGATTACATCCATGTCTGTTATGGCCGTTTATTACAGGTTTTGGTGGCAAATGGAG GGAGGAGAGGTGCCTCTTTCTGAAATGTTCGGCACATTTACTTTAGCAGTCGGTGCCGCT gTGGGCATGGAGTTTTGGGCTAGATGGGCTCACAGAGCTCTCTGGCACGCATCGTTATGGCATATGCACGAG TCACACCATCGACCCAGAGAAGGACCGTTCGAGCTAAACGATGTGTTCGCCATAACCAACGCCGTCCCAGCAATTGCTCTTCTCTCGTATGGTTTCTTCAACAAAGGCCTTGTACCTGGTCTATGTTTCGGTGCT GGGCTTGGTATAACGATGTTTGGAATGGCTTATATGTTCGTCCACGATGGTCTCGTCCATAAGAGATTCCCCGTAGGCCCTATCGCCAACGTGCCTTACTTCAGGAAGGTTGCTGCGGCTCACCAG CTCCATCATTCAGAAAAATTCAATGGTGTTCCATATGGGCTGTTTCTAGGGCCGAAG GAAGTGGAGGATGTGGGAGGACATGAAGAATTGGAGAAAGAAATCAACAGGAGAATCAAATCAAGCAAAGGTTCCTGA